Proteins encoded within one genomic window of Prauserella marina:
- a CDS encoding MFS transporter: MNLKLGDPRVSESSWRRPWLTLGCLAMLQFLIAVDVTVVNIALPSIGTHFDVGTRGLTWVVVGYTITGGGLLMLGGRLGDLLGKRRVLLAGTSVFGAASLLAGLAPTFPLLVVARLLQGVGEALALPSAMALIILAFPEGPRRTRALSVWAAVASTGLVLGFVLSGTITELLGWRWIFLIAIPFIVVVMCAVLVLVPRDTRVARTSLDVPGSILLTAAPLLFVFGVIEAGEENASPWLASSALAGAVTAGVLFVVVERTARNPLVPPSFLANRGRVLANGATALLSAALSTSFLLFTLHLQERAGLTPLEAGVALLPLAVALVAAVTFVPRLIGRWGARTCAVIGIALTAFGMIAIAVAASSGTNAPAMLPAMVLIAAGMGFGLVGLQYAAVTGVTEDDAGVASGVQRAADQLGGSTGITLYIGAGFSPALSGFDPFVASSVLATAGLVAACLLAARISGRRTTS; the protein is encoded by the coding sequence GTGAATCTCAAACTCGGCGACCCTCGCGTGAGCGAGTCCTCGTGGCGGCGGCCGTGGCTGACGCTGGGCTGCCTTGCCATGTTGCAGTTCCTCATCGCCGTCGACGTCACGGTCGTCAACATCGCCCTGCCTTCGATCGGCACGCATTTCGACGTCGGCACTCGCGGACTGACCTGGGTCGTCGTCGGCTACACCATCACCGGCGGCGGCCTGCTCATGCTGGGCGGCAGGCTCGGCGATCTGCTCGGCAAACGGCGGGTGTTGCTCGCGGGCACCTCGGTGTTCGGCGCGGCCTCGCTGCTGGCAGGGCTCGCGCCGACCTTCCCGCTGCTGGTCGTGGCACGCCTGCTCCAGGGCGTCGGCGAGGCGCTGGCACTGCCGTCGGCGATGGCGCTGATCATCTTGGCCTTTCCGGAAGGACCACGGCGCACCCGTGCGCTGAGTGTGTGGGCCGCGGTGGCGAGTACCGGGCTGGTGCTGGGCTTCGTGCTGTCAGGGACCATCACCGAACTGCTCGGCTGGCGATGGATCTTCTTGATCGCCATCCCGTTCATCGTCGTGGTGATGTGCGCCGTCCTGGTACTCGTCCCCAGGGACACGCGAGTCGCGCGAACGTCGTTGGACGTTCCCGGCTCGATCCTGCTCACCGCGGCGCCGTTGCTGTTCGTGTTCGGTGTCATCGAGGCTGGAGAAGAGAACGCCTCCCCGTGGCTCGCCTCGTCGGCATTGGCGGGGGCGGTGACGGCGGGCGTGCTGTTCGTCGTCGTCGAACGCACGGCGCGAAACCCGCTGGTCCCGCCCTCGTTCCTCGCCAACCGGGGCAGGGTGCTCGCCAACGGCGCGACGGCACTGCTCAGCGCCGCGCTGTCGACCTCGTTCCTGCTGTTCACTCTCCATTTGCAGGAACGAGCCGGTCTCACCCCGCTTGAGGCGGGCGTCGCGCTGCTGCCACTCGCCGTGGCGCTCGTCGCGGCCGTGACATTCGTTCCCCGCCTCATCGGCAGGTGGGGAGCCAGGACGTGCGCCGTCATCGGTATCGCGCTGACGGCCTTCGGGATGATCGCGATCGCCGTCGCCGCGAGCAGCGGTACGAATGCTCCCGCCATGCTCCCCGCGATGGTGTTGATCGCGGCGGGCATGGGATTCGGGCTCGTCGGCCTTCAGTACGCGGCCGTCACGGGAGTGACCGAGGACGACGCCGGAGTCGCCTCCGGCGTGCAAAGAGCAGCGGACCAGCTCGGCGGTTCGACGGGAATCACGCTCTACATCGGCGCCGGGTTCTCCCCAGCGCTGTCGGGCTTCGATCCGTTCGTCGCCAGCTCCGTGCTGGCGACGGCAGGGCTCGTCGCGGCCTGCCTGCTCGCGGCCCGCATCAGCGGGCGCCGCACCACGAGCTGA
- a CDS encoding YccF domain-containing protein: MRTLLNVIWLVLAGFWLAIGYVVAGIICCILIVTIPFGLASFRIANYALWPFGRTLADRRDAGAPSLIGNLIWLIFAGWWLAIGHLVTGFLLCVTIIGIPLGIGNFKMIPVSLLPLGREIVPASGAAAAAVRP; this comes from the coding sequence ATGCGCACGCTACTGAACGTGATCTGGCTGGTGCTCGCCGGATTCTGGCTGGCGATCGGTTACGTCGTCGCGGGGATCATCTGCTGCATCCTGATCGTCACGATCCCGTTCGGGCTCGCGTCGTTCCGGATCGCCAACTACGCGTTGTGGCCGTTCGGCCGCACTCTCGCCGACCGGCGCGACGCGGGAGCGCCCTCGCTGATCGGCAACCTGATCTGGTTGATCTTCGCGGGCTGGTGGCTGGCTATCGGCCACCTCGTCACCGGGTTCCTGTTGTGCGTCACGATCATCGGGATCCCGCTCGGCATCGGCAACTTCAAGATGATCCCGGTGTCGTTGTTGCCACTCGGCAGGGAGATCGTGCCGGCTTCGGGAGCAGCGGCGGCAGCCGTCAGGCCCTGA
- a CDS encoding metallophosphoesterase has translation MTEDPTFVVGDVHGHRDELAEALAKRGLVDESGDWAGGSAHLWFLGDFVDRGPAGIAAIDLVRKLQRQAPDSGGFVESLLGNHEILLLGMYNFGEEPVPSDFGPRNFARSWEINGGLAADQEELTEEHVEWLVSRPVVAVVADHLLVHSDTLEYLEWGETPDEINGAVHEVLRGQDLAKWWEVWRRMTTRYAFRGPHGPDLADILLAQLGGKRVVHGHSVIADQLGIHPSEIEAPYLYAGGKALGIDGGLFVGGPCLVVELPWEPED, from the coding sequence GTGACGGAAGACCCCACGTTCGTCGTCGGTGACGTCCACGGGCACCGCGACGAACTGGCCGAGGCGCTGGCCAAGCGTGGTCTCGTCGACGAGTCGGGCGACTGGGCAGGCGGCAGTGCCCACCTGTGGTTTCTTGGCGACTTCGTCGACAGGGGCCCCGCGGGTATCGCCGCGATCGACCTGGTCAGAAAGCTGCAACGGCAAGCGCCCGATTCAGGCGGTTTCGTGGAGAGCCTGCTCGGCAATCACGAGATTCTGCTGCTCGGCATGTACAACTTCGGCGAAGAACCCGTGCCCTCCGATTTCGGACCGCGCAATTTCGCGAGAAGCTGGGAGATCAACGGCGGTCTCGCCGCTGATCAGGAGGAACTGACCGAGGAGCACGTGGAGTGGCTCGTCTCCCGCCCTGTGGTCGCGGTCGTCGCCGATCATCTGCTCGTCCATTCGGACACCCTGGAATACCTCGAATGGGGGGAAACGCCGGACGAGATCAACGGCGCCGTGCACGAGGTCCTTCGCGGCCAGGATCTCGCGAAGTGGTGGGAGGTCTGGCGGCGGATGACGACGCGGTATGCCTTCCGAGGCCCACACGGTCCTGACCTCGCCGACATCCTGCTCGCCCAGCTCGGCGGCAAGCGCGTCGTGCATGGGCACAGTGTTATCGCAGACCAGCTCGGCATCCATCCCTCCGAGATCGAGGCCCCCTACCTCTATGCCGGTGGCAAGGCGCTCGGCATCGACGGTGGTCTCTTCGTCGGCGGCCCCTGCCTCGTCGTCGAACTGCCGTGGGAGCCGGAAGACTGA
- a CDS encoding HAD-IIA family hydrolase produces the protein MSDQRWNYLTDMDGVLVHEEHLVPGADEFLAELRANDARFLVLTNNSIYTPRDLRARLARSGLDVPEESIWTSALATAKFLQDQRPGGSAYVIGEAGLTTALHEVGYVLTDTDPDYVVLGETRTYSFTAITRAIRLIEGGARFIATNPDPTGPSREGLLPATGSIAALIERATNRSPYYVGKPNPLMMRSALRSLGAHSEHTLMIGDRMDTDVHSGIEAGLQTILVLSGISTRESADRYPYRPTLVVNSIADLVGRTKDPFGSA, from the coding sequence ATGAGCGACCAGCGCTGGAACTACCTGACCGACATGGACGGCGTACTGGTGCACGAGGAACATCTCGTGCCCGGCGCGGACGAGTTTCTCGCCGAGCTACGTGCCAATGACGCCCGTTTTCTCGTGCTCACCAACAACTCGATCTACACTCCGCGTGACCTGCGGGCGAGGCTCGCGCGCAGCGGGCTGGACGTGCCTGAGGAATCGATTTGGACGTCGGCGCTCGCGACCGCCAAGTTCCTGCAAGATCAGCGGCCGGGAGGTTCGGCTTACGTCATCGGCGAGGCCGGGCTGACGACGGCGCTGCACGAGGTGGGCTACGTGCTCACCGACACCGACCCCGACTACGTCGTCCTCGGCGAGACCAGGACCTACAGCTTCACCGCCATCACGAGGGCGATCCGGCTGATCGAAGGCGGGGCGCGGTTCATCGCGACCAACCCCGATCCGACGGGCCCGAGCAGGGAAGGTCTGCTTCCCGCTACCGGTTCCATCGCCGCGCTCATCGAGCGGGCGACCAACCGTTCCCCTTATTACGTCGGCAAGCCGAATCCGCTGATGATGCGTTCGGCCCTGCGGTCACTCGGGGCGCATTCCGAGCACACGCTCATGATCGGTGACCGGATGGACACCGACGTGCATTCGGGAATCGAGGCGGGGTTGCAGACGATTCTGGTGCTCTCCGGCATTTCGACGAGGGAATCGGCCGACCGCTACCCATACCGGCCGACGCTGGTCGTCAATTCGATCGCCGACCTGGTCGGTCGTACGAAGGACCCGTTCGGGTCGGCCTGA
- a CDS encoding sulfate/molybdate ABC transporter ATP-binding protein → MTLHADIEVERGEFTLSVGFDVPRGTVLAVLGPNGSGKSTVLNSLAGLLLPDRGVITFGDRTLTRTPKVHVPAHDRAVGLLAQEALLFPHLSVVDNVAFAPRAAGKSTASARAVARRWLSEVDAEEFEARKPSQLSGGQAQRVAVARALAGEPDLLLLDEPFAALDVDAAPAVRGLLRRVLRAEDNRRATVLVTHDPLDALALADHVIVLSGGRIVEQGPTRQVLSAPRTPFTARIAGLNLVEGIAKPEGLLTRSGGSISGVAAPDAVTGEPAVAVFAPAAVSVYPAGSAAAGSPRNTVAAVVGALEPYGAVVRLRAVGGQDWADGLSADLTPAAVAELALEPGTAVRLSVKAASVTIHPVLGQ, encoded by the coding sequence GTGACACTGCACGCCGACATCGAGGTCGAGAGGGGCGAGTTCACCCTTTCCGTCGGCTTCGACGTGCCGAGAGGCACCGTGCTCGCCGTGCTCGGCCCCAACGGCTCAGGCAAGTCGACGGTGTTGAACAGCCTTGCCGGGCTGTTGCTCCCCGACCGAGGTGTCATCACGTTCGGCGACCGGACGCTCACCAGGACGCCCAAGGTGCACGTGCCTGCCCATGATCGTGCCGTAGGCCTGCTGGCCCAGGAGGCTTTGCTCTTTCCTCACCTTTCCGTCGTCGACAACGTCGCCTTCGCGCCGAGGGCGGCAGGCAAGTCGACGGCCAGCGCGAGAGCGGTGGCGCGACGCTGGCTGTCCGAAGTGGATGCGGAGGAGTTCGAGGCGAGGAAGCCTTCGCAATTGTCGGGAGGCCAGGCTCAGCGGGTCGCCGTCGCTCGCGCCCTCGCTGGAGAACCCGACCTGCTGCTGCTCGACGAGCCCTTCGCGGCGCTGGACGTCGACGCGGCACCCGCCGTGCGCGGGCTGCTCCGAAGGGTGCTGAGGGCCGAGGACAACAGGCGGGCGACGGTGCTGGTCACCCACGACCCGCTCGACGCGCTCGCGCTCGCCGACCACGTCATCGTGCTCTCCGGTGGAAGGATCGTCGAGCAGGGGCCGACGAGACAGGTGCTTTCGGCGCCCCGAACGCCGTTCACGGCGAGGATCGCGGGGCTGAACCTGGTAGAGGGCATCGCGAAACCCGAAGGTCTGCTCACCCGCTCCGGCGGTTCGATCAGCGGCGTCGCCGCGCCCGACGCGGTGACCGGCGAGCCTGCCGTCGCCGTTTTCGCTCCAGCCGCGGTGTCCGTCTACCCGGCCGGTTCGGCCGCGGCAGGCAGCCCGCGCAACACGGTCGCGGCCGTCGTCGGCGCGCTGGAGCCCTACGGGGCGGTCGTGCGACTGCGCGCCGTCGGCGGGCAGGACTGGGCTGACGGCCTCAGCGCGGATCTGACGCCTGCCGCCGTCGCCGAACTCGCACTCGAACCGGGCACTGCGGTCCGCCTTTCGGTGAAGGCCGCCTCGGTGACGATCCATCCCGTACTCGGCCAATAG
- a CDS encoding ABC transporter permease, which yields MARRNRRSVPWVLWIPASVALALVVLPVVGLLVRTDFARLPELLTSTASLNALRLSLVTAVLSTVACVLLGVPLAVVLARSSGPLVRLLRAVVLLPLVLPPVVGGLALLFLLGRNGFLGYLLDVTAGVRIPFTTAAVVIAQTFVAMPFLVVSLEGALRNSGDRYEQVAATLGARPWLVFRRVTLPLLLPALGSGAVLSFARALGEFGATITFAGSLEGVTRTLPLEVYNQAEADIDSAVALALLLVVVAILVIAVARPRALEGAGADRGDSRSGKRRTRKVRA from the coding sequence TTGGCTCGCCGTAATCGCCGTTCGGTTCCGTGGGTGCTGTGGATCCCGGCATCCGTCGCACTCGCGCTCGTCGTGCTTCCCGTTGTCGGGCTGCTCGTGCGTACCGACTTCGCGCGGCTGCCCGAACTGCTCACCTCCACCGCCTCGCTGAACGCACTTCGGCTGTCGCTCGTGACCGCCGTGCTGTCCACTGTGGCCTGTGTGCTGCTCGGGGTGCCGCTCGCCGTCGTGCTTGCCAGATCGAGTGGGCCACTCGTCCGCCTGCTGCGAGCGGTGGTGTTGCTGCCGCTCGTGCTTCCTCCCGTCGTCGGTGGCCTCGCCCTGCTGTTCCTGCTTGGCCGCAACGGGTTTCTCGGCTACCTGCTCGACGTGACCGCGGGGGTACGGATCCCCTTCACGACCGCGGCCGTCGTGATCGCGCAGACGTTCGTCGCGATGCCTTTTCTCGTGGTGAGCCTCGAAGGCGCGCTGCGTAATTCCGGCGATCGCTACGAACAGGTCGCCGCGACGCTCGGTGCGCGGCCGTGGCTCGTGTTCAGGAGGGTGACGCTGCCGCTGCTGCTACCCGCCCTCGGCTCGGGCGCTGTGCTCAGTTTCGCGAGGGCGCTCGGTGAATTCGGCGCCACGATCACCTTCGCCGGCAGTCTCGAAGGGGTCACGCGCACCTTGCCGCTTGAGGTCTACAACCAGGCCGAGGCCGACATCGACAGCGCCGTCGCGCTGGCGTTGCTGCTCGTTGTCGTCGCGATACTGGTGATAGCCGTCGCGAGGCCGCGGGCGCTTGAGGGCGCCGGAGCCGACCGCGGTGACAGCCGTAGCGGCAAGCGGCGGACGAGGAAGGTGCGCGCGTGA
- the modA gene encoding molybdate ABC transporter substrate-binding protein, with translation MRSRLAAVLGAVLVTSACGAASQGGQGDGTTLNVFAAASLTESFGVLEKRFEDDNPGVDVKLNLAGSSKLVQQIQEGAPADVFASADEKNMDKAVESGDVEGEPTVFATNTLTIAVPKGNPKGITSFADLAKEDLTVIVCAPQVPCGSATEKVEQAAGVALSPASEEQDVKAVLTKVEAGEADAGLVYVTDVNGRNVDHVDFPEADEAVNRYPIAVLAGSSESDLAARFTELVLGEAGRQELGKAGFGSP, from the coding sequence ATGAGGTCCCGGCTCGCGGCCGTCCTCGGCGCCGTCCTCGTCACCTCCGCGTGCGGCGCCGCCTCACAAGGAGGACAAGGTGACGGCACGACGCTGAACGTCTTCGCGGCGGCCTCGCTCACCGAATCGTTCGGCGTGCTTGAGAAACGATTCGAGGACGACAACCCCGGCGTCGACGTCAAACTCAACCTCGCCGGTTCGTCGAAGCTCGTCCAGCAGATCCAGGAGGGCGCGCCTGCCGACGTGTTCGCATCGGCCGACGAGAAGAACATGGACAAGGCGGTGGAGTCCGGTGACGTCGAGGGCGAGCCGACCGTTTTCGCGACCAACACGCTGACGATCGCGGTGCCGAAGGGCAATCCCAAGGGGATCACGTCCTTCGCGGATCTCGCGAAGGAAGACCTGACCGTCATCGTGTGCGCGCCGCAGGTGCCCTGCGGCTCGGCGACGGAGAAGGTCGAGCAGGCCGCGGGCGTCGCTCTTTCGCCGGCGAGCGAGGAGCAGGACGTGAAGGCGGTACTGACCAAGGTCGAGGCGGGTGAGGCCGACGCGGGGCTCGTCTACGTGACGGACGTCAACGGCAGGAACGTCGACCACGTCGACTTCCCCGAGGCGGACGAGGCGGTCAACCGGTATCCGATCGCCGTGCTCGCCGGCTCCTCGGAATCCGACCTCGCGGCGCGGTTCACGGAACTCGTCCTCGGCGAGGCGGGCAGGCAGGAACTCGGCAAGGCCGGTTTTGGCTCGCCGTAA
- a CDS encoding TOBE domain-containing protein gives MPHFRFSEAARLLGVSDDTVRRWVKSGQLTAGEDSSGRKVVDGAELAAFARRQAEEAPDPSDVGRSARNRFVGLVTDVVADTVMAKVEIQCGPHRVVSLMSAEAVRELGLAPGVLAVAVVKATQVIVETPGGSQ, from the coding sequence ATGCCGCATTTTCGGTTCTCGGAAGCAGCGAGATTGCTGGGCGTCAGCGACGACACGGTGCGCCGGTGGGTCAAGTCGGGGCAACTCACCGCCGGTGAGGACTCGTCAGGACGCAAGGTCGTCGACGGCGCCGAACTAGCCGCCTTCGCGCGCCGCCAGGCCGAGGAAGCTCCTGACCCCTCCGATGTCGGCAGGTCGGCGCGCAACCGGTTCGTCGGCCTCGTAACGGACGTCGTCGCCGACACCGTCATGGCCAAGGTGGAGATCCAATGCGGACCACATCGCGTCGTATCGCTGATGAGCGCCGAGGCGGTGCGAGAACTCGGGCTCGCGCCGGGGGTGCTCGCGGTGGCCGTCGTCAAGGCGACCCAGGTGATCGTCGAAACTCCTGGAGGTTCCCAATGA